The Deinococcus aquaticus genomic interval TTGAGGGGAGTTGCTCCTAGTACGAGAGGACCGGAGTGAACGTACCGCTGGTCTCCCAGCTGTCCCACCAGGGGCACATGCTGGGTAGCTATGTACGGAACGGATAACCGCTGAAAGCATCTAAGCGGGAAGCCAGCCCCAAGATGAGTATTCCCACTGCGCAAGCAGGTAAGACTCCCGGAAGACCACCGGGTTAAGAGGCCAGAAGTGCAAGCGCAGCAATGTGCTCAGCTGACTGGTGCTCATCAGTCGAGGTCTTGACCATCACCCGCCATCATCCGCAACCCCCCTGGGGGTTGCACCGCAGATCTCGCTCCGTTCACACCTCGTCTTGCATCACTCTGCCCACCTGTTTCCCAGGGCGGAGTTCATGACAAATCAAGACACCCCCGTGCCCATAGCACTGCGGAACCACCCCACTCCATGCCGAACTGGGTCGTGAAACGCAGTCGCGCCAATGATACTCGGACCGCAGGGTCCCGGAAAAGTCGGTCAGCGCGGGGGTTTTTCTTATACACGCACCGCTGCCTACGGGCAGCGTCACGCGGGAGTAGCTCAGCTGGTAGAGCACTACCTTGCCAAGGTAGATGTCGCGAGTTCGAATCTCGTCTCCCGCTCCACCACCCCCCCCACACCCTTACCGGTGCTGGGGGGTTTCTTATTGTGTGCCTGCCACCTAGCCCGTGCCCAGGAGGGACAGGCTGGGCGGAAGTGATTCACTCGATCTCGATTTCCTTGGGATCGAAGGTGGCTTTCGGGAACTGGGGGTGCATGCCTTGCAGGGTATCGAGAATAATCTGGCTGATCAGCAGGTTCCGGAACCATTTGCGGTCGGCGGGGATCACGTACCACGGTGCGCTCTCGGTGCTGGTGGTCAGGGCGTCCTGGTAAGCGCTGGTGTACTCATCCCACTTGGCGCGTTCGGTCAGGTCGGCGGGATTGAACTTCCAGTGTTTGGCCGGGTCGTCCAGGCGGTCTTGCAGCCGCGCTTTCTGCTCGTCCTTACTGACATGCAGGTAGAACTTCAGGATGCGGGTGCCGCCGTCGGTCAGGAGGGACTCGAAATGCCGGATGTGCGACAGGCGGCGGTCGGCGGTGGAGTCGTCGATCATGCTGTGCACGCGGGTCACGAGGACGTCCTCGTAGTGACTGCGGTTGAACACGCCAATCTGCCCGGCGCGCGGCACCCGCTGGTGAACGCGCCACAGGAAGTCGTGCCCGCGTTCCTCCTCGGTCGGGACCTTGAAGTTCGAGACCTGCACGCCGTTCGGGTTGAAGGCACCCATGACGTGCTTGACCGTGCCGTCCTTACCACCAGCGTCGCGGGCCTGCAGGACGATCAGCAGGGATTGCCGCCCCTCCGCGTTCAGGCGTTCCTGCCAGTCGGCCAGCCCGATTTGCAGTTCGTCGGTCAGGGTGCGGCCCTCGTCCTTGCTGAGGTCGCCGTCGTCGTTGGTGTCCCAGTCGCTGAGGTTCACGCTGCCGCCGGGTTTCACGCGGTACTTGTCTGGATTCATGATCCGGAGCGTACCACCCGCTTCCCCGCACGGAACCTGAGATTCCGTTCAGGCTCGGCCTCTGGCTTGCTACCTGCTCAGGCCGTGCCGGGCCATCTGGGTCAGGGGGTAGAGGTGACGTGGCCTGCTTCCGGGGTCCGGTCGGGGGCCGCCGCGCGGATCAGGGCGAAGGCGCGGCCTCCGAGCAGGGTGATCAGGGCGGCGCCGGCGAGTGCCAGTCCCAGCGCGGCGGTCAGGCCGGTGTGCGCGGCGATGAAGCCGATGGCGGGCGGGCCGAGCAGGAATCCGCCGTAGCCAATGCTGGCGACCTGTGCGATGCCCCGGCCGCCCAGGGCGTGACCGACGGCGCCGTACATGACGGGTACGACGTTGCTGAGGCCCAGGCCTGAGAGGGCGAAGCCCAGGGCGGCCAGGATGGGATTGCGGGTCATGAGCGCCAGGGCCAGTCCGAGGGCTGTGATGAGCGCGCCGCCCCGCACGGTGGTTTCGTCGCCCAGGCGGACGCGCAGGCGGTCTCCGAACCAGCGGCCCAGGGTCATGGTGGTCACGAACGCGGCGTATCCCAGTCCGGCCTGCCCGCCGGGGACGTTCAGGATGTCGCGGAAGTACAGGGCGGCCCAGTCGTAGTTGGCCCCTTCGGACAGCATGCCCAGGAAGCAGAGCAGGCCCAGCAGGGCGGCGGCCACGCTGAGCGGTGCGCGGCGCGGCGCGGCCGTGGAGGCTGCGGCCGCTGGGGCGGTGGGGGCCGCCTGGTCGGGCAGCAGGGCGCGGCCAGCCAGCAGGGCCGCCGCGACGGTGACGACCGTGACGAGCAGTGCGTGGGTGGTCATGGGGAAGCGGCCGACCAGCAGGGTACCTAGCGCCGCGCCGATCACGCCGCCCAGGCTGAAGTAGGCGTGCAGGCGGCTCATGACCGGTCGGGCCAGTCGCTGTTCGACCGTGACGCCCTGCGCGTTCATGGCGACGTCCATGCTGCCGTTCGCGGCTCCCAGGACGGCCAGGGCCGCGATCAGGGTCGGCAGGCTGGGGGCCAGGAAGGGGGGCAGCAGTGACAGCATGCACAGCACGGCGGCCATCCAGGTGACGCGGTGACTGCCGTAACGGGCGGTCCAGGTGCCGGTCAGGGTCATGCTACACAGGCTGCCCAGCCCGACGGCGAGCAGGGCCGCGCCGAGTTGCGCTTCGTTCAGGTTCAGGTGGTCGCGCACGCCGGGAATGTTGACGGCCCAGGTGGCGAACAGCGCGCCGTTGATCAGGAAGATCACGCTCAGGGCGCGGCGGGCCGCCTCGCCGGGTCGGTCCTGGGTGGGCTTGGGGCTGGTGGGGACCGTCATGGGAACCTCGGTGGTGGCAGGAGTGGAGAGGCGCGGCGGGCAGGGCGGTAGCGGGTCTGGTATCTGGGATCTGAATCGTTTCAGACCGGTTGCGGATACGCTACCATTCCAGCATGCCCCCCGCCAAGCCCACCGCCCCCGGCGGCCGCATCACCCTGCGGGACGTGGCCCGCGCCCTGGGCGTTAGCGTCGCCACTGTCAGTAACGCCTACAACCGGCCCGACCAGCTGAGCGCGGACCTGCGCCAGCGCATCCTGCAGGCCGCCCGCGACCTCGGGTACACCGGCCCCGACCCCCTGGCCCGCAGCCTGCGCCGGGGCCGCACCGGCGTGCTGGGCGTGGTGTACGACGCCCCACTGGAATACGCCTTCGCGGACCCCGCCGCCGCCCTGTTCCTGGGCAGCGTGACCCGCGCCGTGCAGCACCACGACCTGAATGTGCTGCTGCTCGCCAGTCCACACGCCGCGCCGCACCCCCCCGCCGGAGCCCCCACCCACGACCCCACCGGCCCGGTCCGCAGTGCCAGCGTGGACGGCTTCATCGTGTACTGCGCCGCCGAGGACAGCCCCCTGCTGCGCGCCGTGCTGGAACGCGGCCTGCCCACCGTGCTGGTCGATCAGGAACGGCACGAGGAGGCCGTGAACATCGGCATCGACGACGCCGGGGGCGCGCAGGCCGCCGCCGCGCACCTGCTGGACCTCGGACACCGGCAACTGGGCGTGCTGTGCCTGGAACTGTCCGAGCAGCGCGCCAGCGGCCCGGTCAGTCCTGCCCGCGAGGCGCAGGTCAGTTACCGCACCAGCGGCCAGCGCCTGCGCGGCTACCGCGCCGCCACGCACGCCCACCCGGACGTCACCCTGCACCCCGCCGAGGTCATCCACAACACCCCGCAGGCCGGCGAGGCCCTGACCCTGGACCTGCTGCGCGATCACCCGGACATCACGGCCGTCCTGTGCATGAGCGACGTGCTCGCCCAGGGGGCGCTGCGGGCCGCTGCCAGCCTGGGCCTGCGCGTCCCGGAGGACCTCAGCGTGATCGGGTACGACGACCTGCCCAGCAGCGAGAGCCTGAACCTCACGACCGTCTGGCAGCCCACCAGCGACAAGGGTGAGCAGGTCGGGCAGGCCATCCTGACCCTGCTGGCCGGGCACCCCGCGCCGCCCGTCACGCTGCCCACCCGGCTGGTCGTGCGCGGCACCACCGCTCCCGCCGCGCCCCGGCCACGGCCTGCAACGCAAGGCTGACCTGCCTCACCTGACCCGACTGACCCGCCCAGCCTGATCCGTCACGCCCCGGCTGTTCCTGCACTACCCTGGGCCTCATGAAGATTCTCGTGGTGGGCGGCGCAGGGTACATCGGTTCTCACACGGTCCGGCAACTGATCCGGGCCGGGCACACGCCCGTGGTGTTCGACAACCTGTCCAGCGGGCACGCCGAGGCCCTGCCCGCCGAGGTTCCCCTGGTGCGCGGCGACCTGCTGGACGCCGACGCTGTCCGCGCCGCCCTGAACGCCCACCAGCCGGACGCCGTGATTCACTTCGCCGCGCTGATCGAGGTGGGCGAGAGCATGCGCGCCCCGGCCCGCTACTACCGCAACAACGTGGTCGGCAGCCTGAACCTGCTTCAGGCCATCACCGAGACCCGCAAGGTGCCGCTGGTGTTCTCCTCGACGGCCGCCGTGTACGGCACCACCGACCTCGTGCCCATCCCCGAGAACGCCGCCATGCAGCCCGAGAGCGTGTACGGCGAGACGAAACTCATGACCGAGAACATGATTCACGCCTTCCACACGGCGCACGGCCTGCCGTACACGGTCCTGCGGTACTTCAACGTGTGCGGCGCGGCCCCCGAGGGCGACATCGGTGAGGCGCACGCCGGTAAATCCCACCTGATCGAACTGGCCGCCCTGACCGCCCTGGGCCAGCGCGAGAAGATGTTCATCTTCGGGGACGACTACCCCACCCCGGACGGCACCTGCATCCGCGACTACGTGCACGTGCAGGACCTCGCCGACGCGCACGTACTGGCCGTCGAGGCCCTGCTGGCCGGGCAGCGCACCGAGGGCACCTTCAACGTGGGCCTGGGCCACGGCTTCAGCGTCAAGGAAGTGCTCGACACCGTGGACGACGTGATCGGCACGCCCCTGAACCGCGAACTCGCCCCCCGCCGCGCCGGGGACCCCCCCCGCCTCGTGGCCGACGCCACCCGCATCCGCGAGGAACTGGGCTTCAAACCGCAGTTCACGAACCTGAAAGACATCGTGCAGACCGCCTGGAACTGGCACAAGGGGCACCCGCACGACTTCAAACAGTGAAGCTGGGCGGGGTGGGACAGCAGTGGCACTCGCACTCGGCGCGTAACTCCCGTAGCCTGCGGGCATGACACAACCCACCGCCGCCGACCTCGCCGCGCACACCGAACGCGGCCTGCGTGACCTCGCCGACCTCGTCGCCATTCCCAGTGTCTCCGCGCAGGGCCGCCACCTTCCCGAGGCCGCTCAGGCCGTCACGCGCCTGCTGGAAACCGAGGGCTTCACCGTCCGCGAGTACCCCGGTCAGGTCGCCCCGATCCTGCTGGCCGAGGCGGGCGACGGTCCCTTCACGCTGCTGATCTACAACCACTACGACGTGCAACCCGAGGATCCCGCTGACCTCTGGGACACCCCGCCGTTCGAACTGACCGAACGCGACGGTCGCCTGTACGGACGCGGCGCCAGCGACGATAAGGGCGAGTTCATCTCGCGCCTCGCCGGACTGCGCGCCCTGAAAGACGCGCGCGGCGGGCAACTGCCGCTGAAGGTCAAGTGGTTGATCGAGGGCGAGGAAGAGGTCGGCAGCCCCAGCCTCGAAGGCTTTCTGGCCGAACACGCCAGCGACCTGAAAGCCGACGGCGTGTGGTGGGAATTCGGGAGCATCACACCCGAAGGCCGCCCCGTCCTGTACGCCGGACTGAAAGGCATCATCTGCGTCGAACTGCGCTGCCGCGTGGCCGCCAGCGACCTGCACAGCAGTAACGGCGCGGTCGTGGACAACCCCCTGTGGCGACTGGCCGCTGCCGTCGCCAGCCTGCGTGGCCCCGACGGCACGGTCCTGATCCCCGGCTTCCACGACGACGTGCGCGCCCCCAGCGAAGCTGACCTGAACGCCATCGCCCAGCTTCAGGGCCGGGGCGATGCGCTGCGCGACACGTACAACGTGACCCGCCCCCTGAGTGACGGCAGCGACTACCACACCCGCCTGAACCTCAAGCCCGTTGTGAACGTCAACGGCTTCCACGGCGGGTACGAGGGTCAGGGCAGCAAGACTGTCCTGCCCGCCGAGGGCATGGTGAAACTCGACTTCCGCCTCGTGCCCGACCAGCACCCGGACCGGATTGTGGAGCTTCTGCGCGCCCACCTGGACGCGCAGGGCTTCAGCGACATTGAGATCATCGAATTGGAAAGCCACCAGCACCCCGCCCGCAGCGACCTGAGCGACCCCTTCGTGAGGGCGGCCATCCGCGTGGCCCGCGACGTTCACGGCCAGGAACCCATCCTGAACCCCAGCTCCGGCGGCAGCGGCCCCATGCACCCCTTCATGCAGTACGTCGGCGCGCCCGTCATCGCGCTGGGCATCGGGAACATCGGCGGCCGCGTTCACGCACCCAACGAGAACATCCTCCGGCGCGACTTCGCCAGAGGCGTGCGCTACGCCGCCGCGTTCATGGCCGCCCTCGCAGACGGCTGACCGAGGACAGGGGGCCGGATGTGCAGCGCAGTCCGGCCCTCCTACGCGTCATACGGATTCCGTCTGTTTCGTTGACAGATCGGAACACCACCGATCTGCCCACTCCACGTCCGGAACCCGTTTCTCTCCTACTCGCATCCGCTCGGATTGAACGGCTTTGCCAGCCATTCAATCGGAGTCCGCATCATTCCTGCCCTGGCCTCGGCCCGAACGTCAGGGGCGCGTGCCCCGGCACGGCCTTCGCCGCGAACTCGTGCAGCCCCAGCCGGTCCGGCGCTTCCAGGTGGTACCGGAAGTTCCACAGGTAATGCTGCACCACCCGCTCCGGCAACCCCAGCTTCCGCGCGTGCCGCGCCGCCACGTCCGCCAGATGCCCGATCCCGTCGCGCCGCGCCTCCCGCATCGCCTGCACCAGCGCGGGCGGTGGCGGGCGGTCCTTGCGGTACGCCCACACTGCGAACGTGAACGGATGCCCCGTCAGGCGGAACCACTCTTCTGCCAGATCCGTCACGCTGATCCCCCGCGCCGAGTGCGGCAGGCTGGTCATGGTCGTCTCCGGCGTCAGCGGCCCCACCACCCCGTACCACTCACGCAGCGCACTGTCCCCGATCCGCAGCACCCCATCGAACCCCTGCGCCAGCAGCGCCTCCGCCTCACCCTCGGCGCGCTCCAGCACCGGGCTCAGGCCCCGCTCGCGCAGCAGTACCTCCAGCAGCGCCACACTCATCGCCGACTGCGCCGTCAGCGCCACCCGCCGCAACTCCTCCAGCGGCCGCGTGTGAAACAGGTTTACCGAGTACACCGGCCCCAGCACCGCCACACTGAAATCCGGCAGGGCCTCCAGCACATCCGCGTTCCGGATGAACTCCACAGCGCTGATATTCGCAATATCCACCTCACCCGACAGCAGCGCCGCATTCATCTGCGTCGGCACGCCCGTGATGGCACTCACACCCTCCGGCAGCACCAGCGAATCCAGAATCGGCGCAACATTCGTGAAATGAATCCAACCTGCACGGTACGGCGCGCCGGGGGGGCGCGGTGATGGGTGATGGGTGATGGGTGATGGAGAGGAATCAGCCTCGGTCTGCGCCATCTGCCATCCGCCATCCGCCATGGACCCGCTCACGGGATCACCTGCACGCTGACGGCCTGCCAGTGTTCGTCCTGGCGGGCGTAGACGCGCAGGAAGCTCTGCACGCGCATGCCTGCGGCGTAGAGGGTGCCGCGCGTGATGGCCGTGTCGCCGTGCAGGCGGGCGGCGTGCCGTTCGAAGATCAGTGGGGTGGTGGGGTTGGTCTGCATGCCGGTCAGGAGTTCCTGTTTCGTGACGGTGGTGCCGTCGTGGTAGAAGCCCAGCCAGTCGTCGGCCAGGACGGTGTCCAGGCGCCCTGGGTCGCGGTGGTGGTACGCGGCGTTCCAGCGGTCGTCCAGGGCGAGGATCAGGTCGAGGTCGCTGGGCGGGCCGGGCACAGGCTGACTGGACACCGGCGGTCAGTCGGCGGCTTCGGTGGCCGGGGTGCGGGGGAAGGTCTGGAGTTCGTTGTAGTACGCGTCGCGCAGGACGGGGGTGCGGCCGGCGTGCTGGATCATGCGGATCATGCCCTGCTCGCTGAGTTTCATGGGGCTGGTCGCTCCGGCGGCGTGCGCGATGTGTTCTTCCTGGATGGTGCCGTCGATGTCGGACACGCCCCAGTCGAGGCTGACCTGAGTGAGTTCGCTGCCGATCATGACCCAGTAGCCCTTGATGTGCGGGAAGTTATCGAGGTAGATGCGGGCCACGGCGAGGTTGCGCAGGTCGTCGAGGCCGGTGGTGAAATCGGTCTTGCCGAGGTTCTGCGCGAGGTTGTTCCCGAGCGGCTGGAACGCCAGCGGAATGAACGCGTGGAAGCCGCCGCCGAAGCGGGCCACGGAGTCGTCTTGCAGGGTACGCAGGCGGTCCATGTGATCCAGGCGTTCTTCGAGGGTCTCGATGTGTCCGTACAGCATGGTGGCGTTGGTGCGCATGCCCAGGGAGTGCGCCTCGCTGTGAATCTGCAGCCATTTCTCGGCCTTGACCTTGTTTTTGGCGACCTGGAGGCGCACGCGGTCTGCGAAGATCTCGGCGCCGCCGCCGGGCATGGCGGCCAGTCCGGCGGCCTGGAGGTCGCGCAGGACGTCCAGGGTGGGTTTCTTGCTGATCTTGCTCAGGTGCTCGATCTCGGCGGCGGTGAACGCCTTGACCTGCAGGTCAGGGAAGGCTTCGCGCAGGCCGCGTACCATCTCGGGGTAGTACTCCCACTTGTGGTTGGGGTGGTGGCCGCTGCTCATGTGCAGTTCGGTGATGCCGGGCACGTAGCGGCGGCGGACCTGTTCGGCCACCTGCTGCGGGTCGTAATCCCAGGCGCGTTCCTCGTTCTTGTGCGCGGCGAACGCGCAGAAGGTGCAGCCCACGTAGCAGATGTTCGTGAATTCAAGGCGCATGGAGTGCACGAAGTACACCCGGTCGCCGTGCAGCTGCTGCTTGCGCAGGTTCGCCAGTCGCATCAGGGTGTTCAGGTCGCGGGTGTCGTACAGCTGCATGCCCTCGGCGAAGGTCAGGCGCTCGCCCGCCTCGACCTTCTCCACGATGGGCGCAAGTGCCGGGTCGGAAAGCCACTTCATACCGCGCAGCATACGCCCGCCCGGCACGCGGGAATGTCCCCGAATCCTGCAATGCCTGCATGAACCGTTCAGGGTCGCGTGGGGGGTGGGGGCGCGTCAGAGTCGTGACAGGCGGCGCGTGCCACACTGCTGAGCAAGTTGAACGACCACGCCACCGACTCGCACAGGCAGATTGCCCGGTACCGGTCCCTGATTCAGGTGACGGCGGTACTCTCACGGCACGTGCGCACCGACGAGTTGCTGCGCGCCATGCATGCGCAGGTGCGGGTACTGTTCGACACGCCCGTCACACTGCTGGCCCTCCGGACCCCGCAGGGCGGCTGGCACTGCCTGACTCTGGAAAGCAACAACCTGTCCGAGCAGTTCATAGGCCTGCGCCCCGACGGGCTGCTGGAACGCGTGCTGGAAGGCCGCCTGCGCCTGGAAAACGACCTGCCGGCGTACCTGGAACGCGAGCGGCTGGGCGTCGTGCGGGTGCACCACCGGTCTGACCTGCCGTCCACGCTGTCTTGGATGGGCGTGCCGCTTCAGGCGGGCGCGGTGACGGGCGTGCTGTCCGTGCAGAGTTACGCCCTGAACGCCTTCACGCCCGAGGACCTGGAATTCCTGGAGTTACTGGGCGTGCACCTGAGCATCGCGCTAGAGAACGCCACGCTGCACGAACGGGTGGAGCGCGAGGCGCACACGGACCCCCTGACGGGCCTGTGGAACCGCCGCCGGTTCACGGAGCGCAGCGAGGCGGCCCTGCTGGGCGTGCGCCGGGGCGAGCCGCACACGCTGGCCGTGATGGACCTTCAGGATTTCAAGCGCGTGAACGACGAGTTCGGGCATGACGTGGGCGATCAGGTGCTGGTGCAGGTCGGGCAGATGCTGGACCGCCTGACGCTGAACGGCGGGCACGTGTTCCGGCTGGGTGGCGACGAGTTCGCGGCCCTGCTGCCTAGCCGGGAGGCTGAGGCGCTGCGGGGCGTTCAGGACCTGCTGGATGAACTGAGGGATCAGGTGTGGGCCGTGCCGACACCACGCCTGAACGTGGGGCTGGCACCGGCCTACCCGGAGGATTCCGTGAGCGAATGGGTGAGCCGCGCCGACGCGCGCATGTACAGCGCGAAACGTCAGCGTCAGCAGTTGATGGAGTAACCGTCAGAGCAGCGGCGGGATTCAGGGTGGCAGAACCTGTGACAGTTCTGTCATGAACCCTGGATGAACCCGGTCACCGGAAACTGCTGCGGGCCACGCCCTGGCTGCGGCGGACCCTGGCGCGGTGGGCGGGTGCCTGGCGTGAACTCTTTCGGTGCGGGACACGGCCGGGTAGGCTACGCTGGGGGCGTGAAGCCGGAATCCGTTCGTCCTGAAACAGAATCCACGCAGCCGGACGGGCCGCCCGCACCGGCCAGCCCCCCGACCCAGTCGACCCCCACCCAGTTGGCGCCGCCCCGACCGGGACACGCCCCGGAAGTCTGGACGGTGGACGGCATCGAACCGACGCCGCACGGCCCGGTCGCGCGGCTGGAACGCCCGGACGGGCAGACCGTGGACCGCCCCCTGACCGACCTGCCCCCCGGCCTGCGGGAGGGCGACCTGCTGGCCGTGGACGACGGCCCGGACGGCCTGATTCTGCGCCTGCTGGCCGACGGCAGTGCCGCGCGCCGCGCCGCCAGCCAGGCGACCCTGGACGCCCTGAACGAACAGGGCCGCGACCCATCAAGCCACCCACTGTCAGCAGACCTGTCAGTCAACGAGGACGGAGAGATCAACCTGTGAGTCCCAGAGCACCCAGGAAAGAAGCCCCCACCCCCAGCCGGGCAGGCACCACGAAAACTGCCGCCCCGAAGGCCACCCCCACCAAAGCCTCCGCCACCGCAGCCTCCACGAAGGCAGCCGCCGCAAAGACCGGGAGTACCAGGGCGTCCAGCACGAAGGCCAGCACCCCGAAGGCCAGTAGTGCGAAGGCCGGCGCCCGCACGGGCCGCCGTGCCGGGAAGGGCCGCTCCGGACCCAGTTCCTCGGACCTGCTGGGCGTGCTGGTGCTGGTCGTGACCGGCAGTCTCGCCGCGTGCGGCTGGATCCGCAACCAGGATGGCGGCAGCGACGCACCCACCAGCGGGCCAGCCACGACCGCCCCGGCCGGCGCGCAGGTCACCATCCGGTTTCTGGATGTGGGGCAGGGCGACGCCATCCTGATCCGCAGCCCGGAAGGGAAGACCGCCCTGATCGACGGGGGCCGCAGCGCCGAGCGCCTCAGCGATCAGCTGGAGAAGTACGGCGTGACCCGCCTGGACCTGATGATCGCCACGCACGCCGACGCCGACCACATCGCGGGCCTCGTGCCGGCCGCCGCCCTGAAACCCCGCCTGTTCATCAACAACGGCATGGGCGGCACCACCCAGACCTGGGAGCGGCTCGTGAAGGCTCTCCAGGGTGTGGACGCCACCTTCACGAAGGCCAGTAACCAGACCGTGAACCTGGGGAGTGTGAAACTGCGCGTCATTGCGCCCCCGCCCGGCATGCCCGACGATCAGAACCTCAACAGCGTCGGCCTGGCCGTGCAGTTCGGGGAGTTCCGCGCCCTGCTGACCGGCGACAGCGAAAGCCCGGAAACCGAGGGGTGGATGGCGCAGGAACGCGCGGACCTGCGCGGACCCTTCCAGGTCTACAAGAGCATTCACCACGGGGCCGCCAACGGGGACACCGTCGGGTGGCTGGCGAGCGTGCGGCCGCAGAACGTGGTCATCAGCGTCGGGCAGAACAGTTACGGGCACCCGACCGATTCGGCGCTGCGCCT includes:
- a CDS encoding ComEC/Rec2 family competence protein; this encodes MSPRAPRKEAPTPSRAGTTKTAAPKATPTKASATAASTKAAAAKTGSTRASSTKASTPKASSAKAGARTGRRAGKGRSGPSSSDLLGVLVLVVTGSLAACGWIRNQDGGSDAPTSGPATTAPAGAQVTIRFLDVGQGDAILIRSPEGKTALIDGGRSAERLSDQLEKYGVTRLDLMIATHADADHIAGLVPAAALKPRLFINNGMGGTTQTWERLVKALQGVDATFTKASNQTVNLGSVKLRVIAPPPGMPDDQNLNSVGLAVQFGEFRALLTGDSESPETEGWMAQERADLRGPFQVYKSIHHGAANGDTVGWLASVRPQNVVISVGQNSYGHPTDSALRLYRQSGARVYRTDRQGTVTFQGRADGTYTADTDR